In Limisalsivibrio acetivorans, one genomic interval encodes:
- the rplQ gene encoding 50S ribosomal protein L17: MRHRKKGSKLGRPTAHRYSMLRSMAGSLVEHGRIETTVTRARALRSFIEPLITLGKDGDLSSRRLAMRKLPNKQVVHKIFDEVAPRFKERPGGYTRIIKTNIRKGDQSQMAIIEFVD, translated from the coding sequence ATGCGTCATAGAAAGAAGGGAAGCAAACTCGGAAGACCCACGGCGCACAGATACTCCATGCTTAGGAGTATGGCTGGTTCTCTCGTGGAGCACGGCAGGATAGAAACTACCGTGACAAGAGCAAGAGCTCTTCGTTCCTTTATAGAGCCCCTTATAACCCTCGGAAAAGATGGAGACCTCTCCTCAAGAAGGCTTGCAATGCGCAAACTTCCTAACAAGCAGGTCGTCCATAAGATTTTCGATGAAGTGGCTCCCAGATTCAAGGAGCGTCCCGGCGGATACACTCGTATCATTAAGACGAATATCCGTAAAGGTGACCAGAGCCAGATGGCGATTATAGAATTTGTAGACTAA
- a CDS encoding DNA-directed RNA polymerase subunit alpha, producing the protein MIIMNFHEIIKPKKIESVGEVTSRFGKFVAEPYEKGFGITVGNALRRVLLSSIEGTAVVGVKIEGVSNEFSTLPGVYEDIVDVILNLKTLNLKLHVHEERRVYIKKKGEGPVTAGDIQGDSQLEVMDPDQVICTVTDPEIDFYMELLVKRGLGYVPAEDFEADYDEVDLIPVDAIFSPIKRVNYSVENARVGQSTDYDKLIMEVETDGSIKPDDAIAFAAKIVKDHMNLFINFEEPEVEVESEDEAGKHDQLFDMLDKSIEELELSVRAYNCLKNANIKTLAELCSRTDAEMLKTKNFGRKSLEEIKKVLNELGLSLGMDLEAIGYANSDSEEE; encoded by the coding sequence ATGATCATCATGAACTTTCATGAAATAATAAAGCCCAAGAAGATCGAATCGGTCGGCGAAGTAACCAGCAGGTTCGGCAAGTTCGTCGCTGAGCCCTACGAGAAGGGTTTTGGTATCACTGTGGGCAACGCCCTGCGCAGGGTTCTCCTCTCATCCATAGAGGGAACAGCGGTAGTAGGCGTTAAGATAGAGGGTGTTAGCAACGAGTTCAGCACTCTTCCCGGAGTGTATGAGGACATCGTTGACGTTATCCTCAATCTTAAAACCCTGAACCTTAAACTCCACGTACACGAGGAGAGAAGGGTATACATCAAGAAGAAAGGGGAAGGCCCCGTTACAGCTGGCGATATCCAGGGTGATTCACAGCTTGAGGTTATGGATCCCGACCAGGTTATCTGCACAGTGACCGATCCCGAGATCGATTTCTATATGGAGCTTCTTGTTAAGAGAGGCCTCGGCTATGTCCCCGCTGAAGACTTTGAGGCAGATTACGACGAGGTGGATCTCATCCCCGTAGATGCTATCTTCTCCCCTATTAAAAGGGTTAACTACTCTGTGGAGAACGCCCGTGTCGGTCAGAGTACCGATTACGACAAGCTCATCATGGAAGTTGAGACAGATGGTTCTATCAAACCGGATGACGCAATTGCCTTTGCTGCCAAGATAGTTAAGGACCACATGAACCTCTTCATCAATTTTGAGGAACCCGAGGTTGAAGTGGAATCGGAAGATGAGGCCGGAAAGCACGACCAGCTCTTTGATATGCTCGATAAGAGCATTGAGGAGCTTGAGCTCTCCGTTAGGGCATACAACTGCCTTAAGAACGCCAACATCAAGACCCTCGCCGAACTTTGCAGCAGAACCGATGCGGAGATGCTGAAAACCAAGAACTTCGGACGCAAGTCCCTCGAGGAGATCAAAAAGGTTCTCAACGAGCTTGGACTCAGCCTCGGCATGGACTTAGAGGCGATCGGCTACGCTAATTCAGATTCGGAGGAAGAATAA
- the rpsD gene encoding 30S ribosomal protein S4 — translation MARYTGAVCKLCRREGMKLYLKGERCYKDKCGFEKKGYPPGQHGQGRKKVSDYGLQLREKQKVKRLYGVLETQFRRYFDKATRMEGITGENLLQLLERRLDNFVYRAGYAGSRKEARQMVRHSHFMVDGRKVNIPSFLVKPGMVVELREKSDSHPRVVECIETAEGRGIPEWISLEKENKKASIHRLPERGDVQYEIQEHLIVELYSK, via the coding sequence TTGGCTAGATATACAGGCGCAGTCTGCAAGCTTTGCAGGCGTGAAGGTATGAAGCTCTACCTCAAAGGTGAGCGGTGCTACAAAGATAAGTGCGGATTCGAGAAAAAAGGATATCCCCCAGGCCAGCATGGTCAGGGTAGGAAGAAGGTCAGTGACTACGGCCTTCAGCTCCGTGAGAAGCAAAAGGTAAAGAGGCTTTACGGAGTTCTTGAGACTCAGTTCCGCAGGTATTTCGATAAAGCGACAAGAATGGAAGGCATTACTGGTGAGAACCTTCTCCAGCTTCTTGAAAGAAGACTGGACAACTTTGTCTACCGTGCAGGCTACGCAGGAAGCCGCAAGGAAGCAAGGCAGATGGTTCGCCACTCCCACTTTATGGTGGACGGCAGAAAGGTAAACATACCTTCTTTCCTTGTTAAGCCCGGTATGGTTGTTGAGCTTCGTGAGAAGTCCGATAGCCATCCCAGAGTTGTTGAGTGCATAGAAACTGCTGAGGGGAGAGGCATTCCTGAGTGGATAAGCCTTGAGAAGGAAAACAAAAAGGCTTCCATACACAGACTCCCTGAAAGGGGTGATGTCCAGTACGAGATTCAGGAACACCTCATAGTGGAGTTGTACTCCAAGTAG
- the rpsK gene encoding 30S ribosomal protein S11, whose protein sequence is MAKARRSNKRREKKNVPKGIAHISSTFNNTVITFTDLNGNALCWSAGGCVGFKNSRKSTPFAAQLSSEAAAKKALDNGMREVEVNVKGPGSGRESAIRAIVAAGIKITLIRDVTPVPHNGCRPRKKRRV, encoded by the coding sequence ATGGCTAAAGCAAGAAGAAGTAATAAAAGACGTGAAAAGAAGAATGTACCCAAGGGTATAGCTCACATCAGCTCAACCTTCAACAATACCGTCATCACATTTACAGACCTTAACGGAAACGCCCTCTGCTGGTCCGCTGGCGGATGTGTTGGTTTCAAGAACTCCCGTAAATCCACACCCTTTGCCGCACAGCTCTCCTCAGAGGCTGCTGCTAAGAAGGCACTGGATAACGGCATGAGAGAAGTGGAAGTAAACGTGAAAGGACCCGGTTCCGGACGTGAGAGCGCCATCAGGGCGATCGTGGCTGCCGGAATCAAAATAACTCTTATCCGTGACGTTACACCCGTTCCCCATAACGGTTGCAGACCCAGGAAGAAGAGAAGAGTATAG
- the rpsM gene encoding 30S ribosomal protein S13, with protein MARVAGVDIPNNKKVEIGLTYIFGIGRNIAVEIVESTGVDRNKRVSDLTEQEISSIRNYIDDRLVVEGDLRKEVSLNIKRLMEINCYRGQRHKMHLPCRGQKTRSNARTRRGLAGKRGIKKK; from the coding sequence GTGGCTCGTGTTGCAGGTGTAGACATACCTAACAATAAAAAAGTTGAAATCGGCCTTACTTATATCTTCGGAATTGGCCGCAACATCGCCGTTGAGATCGTTGAAAGCACAGGCGTAGACCGCAATAAGCGTGTAAGCGATCTCACAGAGCAGGAGATCTCCTCCATCAGGAACTATATCGATGACAGGCTCGTTGTGGAGGGTGACCTTCGTAAGGAAGTTTCACTCAACATCAAGCGTCTCATGGAGATCAACTGCTACAGAGGTCAGAGGCACAAGATGCACCTCCCCTGCAGAGGCCAGAAGACCAGAAGCAATGCAAGAACCAGAAGGGGTCTTGCAGGTAAACGCGGTATCAAGAAGAAGTAA
- the rpmJ gene encoding 50S ribosomal protein L36 translates to MKVRASVKPMCAKCKIIKRKGIVRVICDNPRHKQRQG, encoded by the coding sequence ATGAAAGTAAGGGCTAGCGTTAAGCCTATGTGCGCAAAATGCAAAATTATCAAAAGAAAAGGCATTGTCAGGGTTATCTGTGATAATCCCAGACATAAGCAGAGACAAGGCTAA
- the infA gene encoding translation initiation factor IF-1, with translation MSKKDDVIEIIGTVNEALPNAMFKVELENQHEILAHLSGKMRMHFIRILPGDKVTVELSPYDLSRGRITYRHKK, from the coding sequence ATGAGCAAAAAGGACGATGTAATCGAGATCATCGGTACTGTGAATGAGGCGTTGCCGAACGCTATGTTTAAGGTGGAGCTGGAGAATCAGCATGAAATACTGGCCCACCTTTCTGGTAAAATGAGGATGCATTTCATCCGTATCCTCCCTGGAGACAAGGTAACCGTTGAGCTGTCCCCATACGACCTTTCAAGGGGCAGGATAACCTATCGTCACAAGAAGTAA
- the map gene encoding type I methionyl aminopeptidase, whose protein sequence is MVILKSRNEIEQMKVPCGIVFEVLDSLREFIKPGITTKDIDKFAEDIIHSRSAVPSFKNYRGFPASVCSSVNEVVVHGIPGNRALEEGDIVTVDVGAYKNGFHGDAARTYPVGVISEETERLIVVTEKSFHDGIRNAKVGNRLGDISHAVQKTVEENGFGVVRDFFGHGIGREMHEEPTIPNFGRPNRGVRLRSGMVIAVEPMVTAGSYEIRTLSDGWTAVTADGSLAAHYENTVAITDNGPEILTIGSI, encoded by the coding sequence ATGGTTATCCTTAAATCACGCAATGAGATAGAGCAGATGAAGGTCCCCTGCGGAATCGTATTTGAGGTTCTGGACAGTTTACGGGAATTCATCAAGCCCGGAATTACCACAAAAGATATTGACAAATTTGCGGAAGACATTATACACTCTCGGTCTGCTGTGCCGTCCTTTAAGAATTACAGAGGATTTCCAGCATCTGTTTGTTCTTCCGTAAACGAAGTAGTTGTTCACGGCATCCCCGGAAACAGAGCCCTCGAAGAGGGAGATATAGTAACTGTGGATGTCGGTGCATATAAAAACGGCTTTCACGGTGATGCTGCGAGAACATATCCTGTCGGCGTCATCAGTGAGGAAACCGAAAGGTTGATAGTAGTTACGGAAAAATCATTCCACGACGGAATCAGAAATGCAAAGGTGGGTAACCGCCTTGGCGACATCTCACATGCCGTTCAAAAAACGGTGGAGGAGAACGGATTCGGCGTTGTACGGGATTTTTTCGGCCATGGTATTGGCAGGGAAATGCACGAAGAGCCCACCATACCCAACTTCGGCCGCCCCAACAGAGGGGTGAGGCTGCGGTCAGGTATGGTTATTGCCGTTGAACCCATGGTTACTGCCGGCTCTTATGAGATTCGAACCCTCTCTGACGGCTGGACTGCAGTTACCGCGGATGGCAGTCTGGCGGCACATTATGAGAATACCGTTGCCATAACGGATAACGGGCCGGAGATACTTACGATAGGGAGTATATGA
- a CDS encoding adenylate kinase, translating to MINMVFLGPPGAGKGTQSAYIIEDYGLVQISTGDILRAAVKAGTELGKEAKVYMDGGQLVPDELIVGMMKERLKQDDCKNGVIFDGFPRTIAQAEALDKMLNEDLKTEVTHIISLDVADELLVERAVGRRSCPECGKVYHIKYNPPKTGGVCDADGATLIHRDDDQEDTIKNRLKVYHETTSLLKGYYNESGKFHEIDGEGDPKDVYKKIKGILG from the coding sequence ATGATAAATATGGTTTTCCTCGGTCCTCCCGGGGCTGGGAAAGGAACACAGTCAGCATATATAATCGAAGACTACGGTCTTGTTCAGATCTCAACCGGCGATATCCTCAGGGCTGCCGTTAAGGCGGGTACTGAGCTCGGCAAAGAGGCGAAGGTATATATGGATGGTGGACAGCTCGTTCCCGATGAGCTCATCGTCGGCATGATGAAGGAACGCCTTAAGCAGGATGACTGCAAAAACGGCGTAATCTTCGATGGCTTCCCCAGAACCATAGCCCAGGCGGAAGCCCTTGATAAGATGCTCAATGAAGATCTTAAAACAGAAGTGACTCACATAATCAGCCTTGATGTGGCGGATGAACTCCTTGTGGAGCGTGCCGTGGGAAGAAGAAGCTGCCCCGAGTGCGGAAAGGTATACCACATCAAATACAACCCCCCGAAAACCGGTGGTGTTTGCGATGCTGATGGAGCAACACTTATACACAGGGACGACGACCAGGAAGATACCATCAAAAACCGTCTTAAGGTTTACCATGAAACCACTTCTCTCCTTAAGGGATATTATAATGAGAGCGGAAAGTTCCATGAAATTGATGGTGAGGGCGATCCCAAAGATGTATACAAGAAGATCAAGGGTATTCTCGGCTGA
- the secY gene encoding preprotein translocase subunit SecY, which translates to MLQKIEDIFSIPELRKRILYTLFFLFVYRIGAHVPTPGIDGGALAEFFAQQSGNLLGFFDMFTGGALSRLTVFGLGIMPYISAAIILELLTVAVPHLAELKKQGKEGRDKITRYTRYGTVLISSIQGMGIAIGLEAMTSPSGAPVVMFPGWGFRLVTMITLTTGTVFLMWLGEKISEKGLGNGISIIIFAGIVASFPAAVSKTVTLMKTGELQIITLILVVAIILAVTAAIVFMETSQRRLPIQHVKRAGTTIRGNAGSSYLPLKLNPAGVIPIIFAMSILAVPSTLATFSTNDLVQKISFMFSPNSAFYYLLSVATIIFFTYFYTSIIFNPDDIAENINKGGGVIPGKRPGQATADFIDYTLSRLTFVGAIYLAAVAILPQLIIKGFNVPFYFGGTSLLIVIGVGMDVINKIETHLVSHNYDGFLKSGRVKGRSLI; encoded by the coding sequence ATGCTGCAAAAGATCGAAGACATTTTCTCGATACCCGAACTGAGGAAAAGGATACTGTACACCCTCTTTTTCCTGTTTGTTTACAGGATTGGTGCACATGTTCCTACCCCAGGAATCGATGGCGGCGCACTGGCAGAGTTCTTCGCCCAGCAGTCTGGAAACCTTCTTGGTTTCTTCGACATGTTCACAGGCGGAGCCCTCTCCAGACTCACCGTCTTCGGGCTGGGTATCATGCCCTACATTTCTGCAGCGATTATACTGGAACTGCTCACCGTAGCAGTTCCCCACCTTGCCGAGCTTAAAAAGCAAGGCAAGGAGGGCAGGGATAAGATCACCCGCTACACAAGATACGGAACCGTACTCATCAGCTCCATACAGGGTATGGGTATCGCCATCGGACTAGAGGCGATGACCTCCCCCAGTGGAGCTCCCGTTGTTATGTTCCCCGGTTGGGGATTCCGTCTGGTTACCATGATAACCCTTACAACCGGTACCGTATTCCTTATGTGGCTTGGTGAGAAGATCTCTGAGAAAGGTCTCGGAAATGGTATATCAATTATCATTTTCGCCGGTATCGTGGCAAGCTTCCCTGCTGCTGTGAGCAAAACTGTTACACTGATGAAAACAGGGGAACTGCAGATTATTACACTCATCCTCGTTGTAGCGATTATTCTCGCAGTGACGGCAGCGATAGTGTTTATGGAGACATCCCAGCGAAGGCTACCCATCCAGCATGTTAAGCGGGCGGGTACCACCATAAGAGGGAACGCAGGTTCATCCTACCTCCCTCTCAAGCTGAACCCTGCGGGTGTTATCCCTATCATCTTTGCGATGTCGATCCTTGCAGTGCCCAGTACGCTCGCTACTTTCTCCACCAATGATCTGGTGCAGAAGATAAGCTTCATGTTCTCACCGAACAGTGCATTCTATTATCTTCTCTCAGTGGCAACCATTATATTCTTCACCTATTTCTATACATCCATCATCTTCAACCCGGATGACATAGCGGAGAATATCAATAAAGGCGGCGGTGTTATCCCCGGAAAACGCCCCGGTCAGGCCACTGCGGATTTCATCGATTATACACTGTCAAGGCTCACCTTCGTTGGAGCTATCTACCTTGCGGCTGTGGCGATTCTTCCCCAGCTTATCATCAAGGGATTCAACGTTCCGTTCTACTTCGGTGGAACAAGTCTTCTCATCGTTATCGGTGTTGGTATGGATGTTATTAATAAGATTGAGACCCATCTCGTTTCCCATAACTACGATGGTTTTCTCAAGAGCGGAAGAGTTAAAGGGAGAAGCCTGATATGA
- the rplO gene encoding 50S ribosomal protein L15, with amino-acid sequence MELHDLRPAPGSKKNKKRVGRGSASGLGTTAGRGTKGQKARSGGGVRPGFEGGQMPLTRRLPKRGFNNARFATVYEIVNLTDIEKKYSDGEEVNIKTLSDKGLVKVKSNGVKVLGKGEITKKLKFEVEKVSGSAAEKIKAAGGEIVTPE; translated from the coding sequence ATGGAACTTCATGATCTTAGACCCGCACCCGGGTCCAAAAAGAATAAAAAGCGTGTAGGTCGAGGCAGCGCCAGCGGTCTCGGTACAACTGCAGGCAGAGGAACAAAGGGACAGAAGGCCAGAAGCGGAGGCGGGGTTAGACCCGGTTTCGAAGGCGGTCAGATGCCCCTTACAAGAAGACTTCCCAAGAGAGGCTTCAACAATGCTCGTTTCGCAACTGTTTACGAGATCGTCAACCTCACTGACATCGAGAAGAAGTACAGTGATGGTGAAGAGGTAAACATCAAGACCCTCAGTGATAAGGGTCTTGTAAAGGTGAAGAGCAATGGTGTTAAAGTTCTCGGAAAAGGCGAAATCACTAAAAAGCTGAAATTCGAGGTTGAGAAGGTGTCCGGCTCAGCGGCAGAGAAGATTAAAGCCGCAGGCGGAGAAATCGTAACTCCGGAGTAA
- the rpsE gene encoding 30S ribosomal protein S5 yields the protein MNGNERQLVDKVVHIGRVTKVVKGGRIFKFTATVVVGDYEGNVGIGYGKAREVPDAIKKALEFAKKNMVSVPVVNGTIPHEIIGKYVSTEIIMKPAAPGTGIIAGSVTRSLLELAGIQNILCKSTRSRNPYNSLFAIMDGFRNIRTLDEVAAVRDKSIEEIIR from the coding sequence TTGAACGGTAACGAACGTCAACTCGTAGATAAGGTTGTACATATTGGTAGGGTTACCAAAGTCGTTAAGGGCGGAAGGATCTTCAAATTCACCGCAACTGTAGTTGTTGGTGATTATGAAGGAAACGTCGGAATCGGCTATGGTAAAGCCAGGGAAGTGCCGGATGCCATTAAAAAGGCTCTGGAGTTCGCCAAGAAGAACATGGTGAGCGTACCCGTTGTTAACGGTACTATCCCCCACGAAATAATCGGAAAATACGTTTCCACTGAGATTATCATGAAGCCCGCTGCCCCCGGTACGGGTATCATTGCAGGTAGTGTAACCCGTTCTCTGCTTGAGCTTGCAGGTATCCAGAATATCCTCTGCAAGTCCACAAGAAGCAGAAACCCCTACAACTCCCTCTTTGCAATCATGGACGGATTCAGAAATATCCGTACCCTTGATGAGGTTGCTGCGGTTCGTGATAAATCCATTGAAGAGATAATCCGCTAA
- the rplR gene encoding 50S ribosomal protein L18: MSRFDKRTAIRRKHARVRRKVSGTAARPRLAVNKSNSYIYAQVIDDETGTTLAAASSLEKDFKAKFKGILNKEAAQEVGKVLGERAKEKGVEAVVFDRGGYIYHGRVKALADAAREAGLDF; the protein is encoded by the coding sequence GTGAGCAGGTTTGATAAACGCACTGCTATTAGAAGAAAACACGCCAGGGTAAGAAGAAAGGTTTCCGGCACAGCCGCAAGACCTAGACTGGCAGTGAATAAAAGTAATAGCTACATATATGCCCAGGTGATCGACGACGAGACCGGAACAACCCTCGCTGCCGCCAGCTCTCTCGAAAAGGACTTTAAAGCCAAGTTCAAAGGCATCCTCAACAAGGAAGCCGCTCAGGAAGTTGGCAAGGTTCTTGGCGAGCGTGCCAAAGAGAAAGGTGTTGAGGCAGTCGTATTCGACAGAGGCGGCTACATATACCACGGCAGAGTGAAGGCTCTTGCAGATGCCGCTCGCGAAGCCGGCCTGGATTTCTAA
- the rplF gene encoding 50S ribosomal protein L6, which produces MSRIGKLPIKIPSGVNVSLSGTVCKVEGPKGKLQQNIHTKAEVKIEDGVVTVSKKDETILARQMYGLTRTLINNMVLGVTTGYEKKLEIQGVGYRAVMKGSNLDLSLGYSHPVVVEPPEGIEFAVEGQNKIVVKGIDKQLVGQVTADIRKLRAPEPYKGKGIRYDGEHITRKAGKAGKK; this is translated from the coding sequence ATGTCAAGGATAGGCAAACTTCCTATAAAAATACCCTCCGGTGTGAATGTTTCGCTCAGCGGAACTGTATGCAAGGTAGAGGGTCCTAAGGGTAAGCTTCAGCAGAACATCCATACCAAGGCTGAAGTTAAGATTGAAGACGGTGTTGTAACCGTTTCCAAGAAGGATGAAACGATCCTTGCCCGTCAGATGTACGGGCTTACCCGTACGCTTATCAACAACATGGTACTCGGCGTAACCACAGGTTATGAAAAGAAGCTTGAGATACAGGGTGTGGGTTACAGAGCTGTTATGAAGGGATCGAATCTCGATCTCTCCCTTGGCTACTCTCACCCCGTTGTTGTTGAGCCCCCCGAAGGTATCGAGTTCGCCGTTGAGGGTCAGAACAAGATCGTTGTGAAAGGTATAGACAAGCAGCTTGTCGGTCAGGTTACAGCGGACATCAGAAAGCTCAGAGCTCCCGAACCTTACAAGGGTAAAGGAATCCGCTACGATGGCGAGCACATAACCAGAAAGGCCGGTAAGGCTGGTAAGAAGTAA
- the rpsH gene encoding 30S ribosomal protein S8, translating into MSVTDPIADMLTRMRNAHMVNKTEVVVHHSKMKEAIAALLKEEGYVKNYRVVADGNLKKVIVYLKYTEDGQPVIRGLKRVSKPGRRVYINTKKLKPVLGGLGNGVISTSQGVKTVKQCIQEKIGGEYICQVW; encoded by the coding sequence ATGAGTGTAACAGATCCCATAGCCGATATGCTTACCAGGATGCGCAACGCCCACATGGTTAACAAAACTGAGGTTGTTGTACATCATTCCAAGATGAAGGAGGCGATAGCCGCCCTTCTCAAGGAAGAGGGCTACGTAAAGAACTACCGCGTAGTAGCAGACGGCAATTTAAAGAAGGTTATCGTATACCTTAAGTACACTGAAGACGGCCAGCCCGTTATCAGAGGACTGAAAAGGGTGAGCAAGCCCGGCAGAAGGGTATACATAAACACGAAGAAACTTAAGCCCGTGCTTGGCGGTCTCGGAAACGGAGTTATCTCCACATCTCAGGGTGTTAAGACCGTTAAGCAGTGCATTCAGGAAAAGATCGGCGGAGAATATATCTGCCAGGTCTGGTAG
- a CDS encoding type Z 30S ribosomal protein S14 — protein sequence MATKAKYNSAFKKKKFKVREYNRCPICGRPKAFIRRFNMCRVCFRKFALRGEIPGVRKSSW from the coding sequence GTGGCAACTAAAGCAAAGTACAACAGTGCTTTTAAGAAGAAAAAGTTCAAGGTTAGAGAATATAACCGCTGCCCCATATGCGGCAGGCCCAAGGCCTTCATCAGAAGGTTCAACATGTGCAGGGTATGCTTCAGGAAATTCGCCCTTAGAGGCGAGATCCCGGGCGTGAGAAAATCAAGCTGGTAG
- the rplE gene encoding 50S ribosomal protein L5, with protein MAELKEKYQKEIIPQLKEKFSYKNVMQVPKVVKVVVNMGLGEAVTNSKLVEHAVSDMTKITGQKPVVTRAKKSIATFKLREGMPIGCKVTLRGEKAYEFLERLMNIGLARVRDFKGVNPKSFDGRGNYALGLKEQIIFPEIEFDKIDKIRGMDVIIVTTADTDHEAKELLRAMGMPFAEEGSGGN; from the coding sequence ATGGCTGAACTGAAAGAAAAATATCAGAAGGAGATTATCCCTCAGCTGAAGGAAAAGTTCTCCTACAAAAACGTTATGCAGGTACCCAAGGTCGTTAAGGTTGTAGTAAACATGGGTCTTGGTGAAGCTGTAACCAACTCAAAGTTAGTTGAGCACGCAGTATCCGACATGACGAAGATTACCGGTCAGAAGCCGGTGGTAACCAGAGCTAAGAAGTCCATTGCTACGTTCAAACTCAGAGAGGGGATGCCCATCGGGTGCAAGGTTACTCTCCGAGGTGAAAAGGCCTACGAGTTTCTCGAGAGGCTTATGAACATTGGTCTTGCCCGTGTTAGAGACTTCAAGGGTGTTAACCCCAAGTCCTTCGACGGCAGAGGAAACTACGCGCTTGGTCTTAAGGAGCAGATTATCTTCCCCGAGATTGAGTTCGACAAAATCGACAAGATCAGAGGCATGGACGTGATCATCGTGACTACAGCCGATACTGATCATGAGGCGAAGGAACTTCTCCGCGCCATGGGAATGCCTTTCGCTGAGGAGGGTTCTGGTGGCAACTAA
- the rplX gene encoding 50S ribosomal protein L24 has product MQAKFKIKKDDKVIVTTGKDKGKVARVLKVDRNGGKVFLENTNVVKRHTRPNPLNPEGGIIEKEMPVDISNVMYYCDSCKKGTRLGIKVLESGKKARFAKCDGEVIDKD; this is encoded by the coding sequence ATGCAGGCAAAATTTAAGATAAAGAAGGATGACAAGGTTATCGTAACCACTGGTAAGGACAAGGGCAAGGTTGCCCGCGTGCTTAAGGTGGACAGAAATGGCGGTAAGGTCTTCCTTGAGAACACAAACGTCGTAAAAAGGCACACAAGGCCCAACCCCCTCAACCCCGAGGGTGGGATAATCGAGAAGGAGATGCCCGTTGATATCTCCAACGTTATGTACTACTGCGATAGCTGCAAGAAAGGTACAAGACTCGGTATTAAGGTTCTTGAGTCCGGCAAGAAAGCCCGGTTCGCCAAATGCGACGGCGAAGTCATCGATAAGGATTGA
- the rplN gene encoding 50S ribosomal protein L14 produces the protein MIQVESRLKVADNSGARELLCIKVLGGSKKRYGSIGDVIVASVKESAPDGNIKKGQVVKAVVVRTAKENRRKDGTYIKFDDNAAVLLNKNNLEPIATRVFGPVARELRGKGFLKIVSMAPEVL, from the coding sequence ATGATACAGGTTGAATCACGGCTTAAGGTCGCTGACAACTCAGGGGCAAGAGAGCTCCTTTGTATTAAAGTACTCGGCGGTTCTAAGAAGAGATACGGCTCCATTGGCGATGTTATAGTTGCCAGTGTTAAAGAATCTGCACCCGATGGAAACATCAAGAAGGGTCAGGTTGTTAAGGCAGTCGTTGTTAGAACAGCCAAGGAAAACCGCCGTAAGGACGGTACATACATCAAGTTTGATGATAATGCAGCCGTACTTCTTAATAAGAACAACCTGGAGCCGATAGCTACCCGTGTATTCGGACCTGTTGCTAGGGAACTCAGGGGGAAAGGCTTCCTCAAGATAGTTTCCATGGCTCCCGAAGTGCTCTAG
- the rpsQ gene encoding 30S ribosomal protein S17, producing the protein MNEKGRTKVRRGVVVSDKMDKTVVVKVENLKLHRRYQKFIKTSKKFKAHDESNECRIGDTVEIFEVKPLSKDKCWMLKRIIDRSEEVAAEQEVKG; encoded by the coding sequence ATGAACGAAAAAGGAAGAACAAAAGTAAGAAGGGGCGTTGTTGTCAGCGACAAGATGGATAAAACCGTTGTTGTCAAGGTTGAGAACCTTAAGCTCCACCGCAGGTATCAGAAGTTCATCAAGACCAGCAAGAAGTTCAAGGCTCATGATGAATCAAACGAATGCAGAATCGGCGATACTGTGGAAATCTTTGAAGTAAAGCCCCTCAGCAAGGACAAGTGCTGGATGCTTAAACGCATCATCGACCGCTCCGAAGAGGTGGCAGCAGAGCAAGAGGTTAAAGGATGA